In Salvia splendens isolate huo1 unplaced genomic scaffold, SspV2 ctg895, whole genome shotgun sequence, a single window of DNA contains:
- the LOC121791746 gene encoding putative late blight resistance protein homolog R1A-10 translates to MELLCEKVFGDEGCPPQLHKLATKISKLCEGLPLLILNVAHILSESEHNRDPFYWNEVAEMKNSVFKDAYNEISKVLLPSYHYLPERLKMPFLFIGVFAQDYYTPISKITLMLKAEGLWDNWDCLRELAIDYSLVLCSMKSVNKNDTKKYIGEYKTCRLHSSWRHVCREEASKYKFYHVLNKLIDAKEESLKGQRGLCLENNILFSIREFCNSVRSNCAFSTRSLLFYGPYHQYPIPIDVSFMLLREIDALQLRFYTFPTEILSLVQLKYLALTCNGEVPATISKLFNLRALIIHPHLNIICCESPSYVPIQIWDMHELEHIEILGKSLGAPSHVAAYLKNLKTLVGVNASICTVLELSTRIPNIRKLGIQIELTPYDDHNNLLSCFDCISSLESLKTLKLSITNPVVNHGNVFLVTRESLKFPQGLKKLHMSGMGFPWEYMDVIGSLPILRVLKLRSYAFQGSHWEAQDGSFRSLQFLLIEESDLVQWKPGYGSFSRLKYLSMKHCYKLKKIHGSPFLNQHGRTIEIELEDCNPLALTWAVQLRPSIGSTLRVIAFSSFYKKPTTFKSERYGGDIIVQQRRILYSRVADDDIEEIIDCAMQRFEEDGSLMPKHQRQGACGSIWTLFDAVFGCLGFKETSLRR, encoded by the exons ATGGAGCTACTGTGTGAGAAGGTGTTTGGTGATGAGGGTTGCCCTCCTCAACTCCACAAACTTGCCACCAAAATTTCCAAGCTTTGTGAAGGTCTCCCTCTCTTGATACTCAATGTTGCTCACATCCTATCGGAATCCGAGCACAATAGAGATCCAttctactggaatgaagtagcAGAAATGAAAAATTCAGTCTTCAAGGATGCATATAATGAAATATCAAAGGTACTTTTACCAAGTTACCACTACTTGCCTGAACGTCTTAAAATGCCTTTTCTGTTTATCGGTGTTTTCGCTCAAGATTATTACACCCCCATTTCCAAGATCACCCTTATGCTCAAAGCTGAGGGGTTGTGGGATAATTGGGATTGTTTGAGAGAGCTAGCTATCGATTATAGTCTTGTTTTATGTAGCATGAAGAGCGTgaataaaaatgatactaaGAAGTATATTGGTGAGTATAAAACTTGTCGGCTTCATTCTTCATGGCGGCACGTGTGTAGAGAAGAAGCTAGCAAGTACAAGTTTTATCATGTCTTAAATAAGTTGATCGATGCCAAAGAAGAAAGTCTAAAAGGTCAGCGTGGATTGTGTCTTGAAAATAACATTTTATTCAGTATCAGAGAGTTTTGCAACTCGGTGAGATCGAACTGCGCATTCTCTACCCGTTCTCTCCTTTTCTATGGTCCTTACCACCAATATCCAATTCCTATAGATGTCAGTTTCATGTTGCTAAGGGAAATAGATGCTCTTCAATTGCGTTTCTATACCTTCCCAACGGAAATTCTGTCACTAGTTCAACTAAAGTACCTTGCTCTAACTTGCAACGGAGAAGTACCTGCAACTATATCAAAACTTTTCAACCTCCGAGCCTTGATTATCCATCCTCATCTGAATATTATATGTTGTGAATCTCCATCATATGTACCAATACAAATATGGGATATGCATGAGTTAGAGCATATTGAGATATTGGGAAAGAGTCTTGGAGCTCCATCTCATGTTGCTGCTTATTTGAAAAATCTGAAAACACTTGTAGGTGTGAATGCTAGCATTTGTACTGTATTGGAGCTCTCCACAAGGATTCCCAACATAAGGAAATTAGGAATACAGATTGAGCTAACGCCTTATGACGACCATAACAACCTATTGAGCTGTTTTGATTGTATTTCATCACTTGAAAGTTTGAAGACACTCAAATTAAGTATCACAAATCCTGTAGTCAATCATGGTAATGTTTTCTTGGTGACTCGTGAGTCACTGAAGTTTCCACAAGGTTTGAAAAAGTTACATATGAGTGGCATGGGTTTTCCCTGGGAATATATGGATGTTATTGGCTCTTTGCCAATTCTTCGAGTGCTCAAATTGCGTTCCTACGCCTTTCAAGGGTCACACTGGGAAGCACAAGATGGAAGTTTTAGGAGTCTTCAGTTTCTTCTAATTGAAGAAAGTGACTTGGTGCAATGGAAACCGGGATACGGAAGCTTCTCTAGGCTTAAATACCTAAGCATGAAACATTgctacaaactaaaaaagatcCACGGGTCTCCTTTTCTAAACCAACATGGACGTACAATAGAGATTGAATTGGAGGACTGCAATCCTTTAGCTTTGACTTGGGCTGTCCAATTACGACCAAGTATTGGTTCTACGCTTCGTGTAATTGCCTTTTCTTCATTTTACAAGAAACCAACAACTTTCAAATCTGAAAG GTACGGAGGCGATATCATAGTTCAGCAACGAAG AATTTTATACAGTAGAGTTGCCGATGATGATATTGAAGAAATTATTGACTGCGCGATGCAG AGATTTGAAGAAGATGGCAGTCTTATGCCGAAGCACCAACGACAAGGAGCGTGTGGGTCCATATGGACATTATTTGATGCTGTATTTGGTTGTTTGGGCTTCAAG GAGACCTCTTTGAGGCGTTGA